From a single Lolium rigidum isolate FL_2022 chromosome 7, APGP_CSIRO_Lrig_0.1, whole genome shotgun sequence genomic region:
- the LOC124671948 gene encoding uncharacterized protein LOC124671948, with protein MGEVPSLCSVVPRRAAAHFRLPRHGLRRKVHVVRLGGGGARRAGCARVFCSLRGRMKLRWLSSAMWRLAGLCVAALSGPPGVSDGPPSWTGMEPCFAAPLVAAVLVRRAGQDY; from the coding sequence ATGGGGGAGGTGCCGTCGCTGTGCAGCGTcgtgccgcgccgcgccgccgcgcactTCCGGCTGCCGCGCCACGGGCTGCGCCGCAAGGTCCACGTCgtccggctcggcggcggcggcgcacggcgggcgGGTTGCGCCCGCGTGTTCTGCAGCCTCCGGGGCCGGATGAAGCTGCGGTGGCTCAGCAGCGCCATGTGGCGCCTCGCCGGACTCTGCGTGGCGGCGCTGTCGGGACCGCCCGGGGTTTCCGACGGCCCGCCGTCGTGGACGGGCATGGAGCCGTGCTTCGCCGCGCCCTTGGTGGCCGCCGTGCTGGTGCGGCGTGCGGGGCAAGACTACTAG